From a single Serratia surfactantfaciens genomic region:
- the pdxY gene encoding pyridoxal kinase: MQQISPLRSPSIDAISIQSQVVYGSVGNGIAYRTLLKKGLEALQVPSVLFGCPPYYGKPHGGVISGEWFGGFLDDLIARGVMQRCRAVIVGYLGDVMQCHILANWLQRVRALNPQIKIYIDPVMGDYGEGIYVDERIVNSYRSPFLRLADGLTPNGFELEQLCGRRLNSREQTQHAAQALLNDTTEWVLVTSAPGVAQHEDEVGLMLVTRNETQCFTHPKVKSAVKGTGDLFTALLVSHLLHGAELGAAVVAAAGEVCDVLAEAAQFGWEEIGSLRALT; this comes from the coding sequence ATGCAACAGATTTCACCCTTGCGGTCACCGTCCATCGACGCGATCAGCATACAATCTCAGGTGGTTTACGGCAGCGTCGGCAACGGTATCGCCTACCGCACTCTGCTGAAAAAGGGGCTGGAGGCGCTGCAGGTGCCCAGCGTATTGTTCGGCTGCCCGCCCTATTACGGCAAACCGCACGGCGGCGTCATCTCCGGCGAATGGTTTGGCGGCTTCCTCGACGATCTGATTGCCCGCGGCGTGATGCAGCGCTGCCGGGCGGTGATCGTCGGCTACCTGGGCGACGTCATGCAGTGCCATATTCTGGCCAACTGGCTGCAGCGGGTGCGCGCCCTCAATCCGCAGATAAAAATCTATATCGATCCGGTGATGGGCGACTACGGTGAAGGGATCTACGTGGATGAACGCATCGTCAACAGCTATCGCTCGCCGTTTCTGCGGCTGGCCGACGGCCTGACGCCGAACGGTTTCGAACTGGAGCAACTGTGCGGCCGGCGACTGAACAGCCGGGAGCAGACGCAACACGCCGCGCAGGCATTGTTGAACGACACCACCGAATGGGTGCTGGTCACCAGCGCACCGGGCGTAGCGCAGCACGAAGACGAAGTGGGATTGATGCTGGTCACCCGGAATGAAACGCAGTGCTTTACCCATCCGAAGGTCAAATCGGCGGTCAAAGGCACTGGCGATCTGTTTACCGCGTTGCTGGTCAGCCATCTGCTGCACGGCGCCGAACTCGGCGCGGCAGTGGTCGCCGCCGCCGGCGAAGTGTGCGACGTGCTGGCCGAAGCGGCGCAGTTCGGTTGGGAAGAGATCGGCAGCCTGCGGGCGTTAACCTAG
- a CDS encoding Hint domain-containing protein codes for MLTKDYTSDEKRIVKNVIDRYENSGVFLIEPGDPTLVQFYDIQLKLAGVTPAAAPQFTRLWQQTKSARQVSGRLGEADSNGVQPVYSIVRLDSTDGRHYQTDAIGSLPVKATNVTQTLGLFNGSADNVGNVSYKSDYVYTSDCTIGASGDYPQSQTSGDFPVTVIYTFAQTVGQQTVYGAEIVTTQSYPKEIRNDSPRNLYNQQMIKICLTRDDGDCDYRTSYDQDGTVKVPIKGNITYFGKIDLNNGQAVNATNTIYLIRTRAGGDPITPLGGYNIFNSPATRINGDNISWDLNWLKFNRVDFESGEQVYYVFKITLNVEGRSIAAFITNAPKDIDPDRRMLNTVQIKPMQIIYGCLAADTLITLQDGTEKTIDAIEPNDFVLCGNHHPRRVENITTGQEQNYIEITAQGDDGQLFGITASMGHPFVTANGILTARELTTGMRLKTLHGECEITAVLNKSGELQVYNLQLSADLPLQKIQCSVNTFYANGVLVGDALVQHLYEDEYHQRPQNILQALPAEWHTDFHNMNSRTGK; via the coding sequence ATGCTCACAAAAGATTATACGTCAGATGAGAAACGCATCGTAAAAAACGTTATCGACCGGTATGAAAACAGCGGCGTATTTCTGATTGAGCCTGGTGATCCGACTCTCGTTCAATTTTATGATATCCAACTCAAGCTGGCCGGCGTTACCCCAGCGGCGGCGCCGCAGTTCACCCGCCTCTGGCAGCAAACAAAAAGCGCCAGGCAGGTGTCCGGCCGGCTGGGCGAGGCCGACAGCAACGGCGTCCAACCGGTCTACAGCATTGTCAGGCTGGACTCCACTGACGGCAGGCATTACCAAACCGACGCCATCGGTTCTCTGCCGGTCAAGGCGACCAATGTCACCCAGACGCTTGGCCTGTTTAACGGCAGCGCCGATAACGTCGGCAATGTGTCCTATAAAAGCGACTATGTTTACACGTCAGACTGCACCATCGGCGCCAGCGGCGATTACCCACAGAGCCAAACCAGCGGCGATTTTCCGGTCACGGTAATCTACACCTTTGCGCAAACGGTCGGTCAGCAAACCGTTTACGGCGCTGAAATCGTCACGACGCAAAGCTATCCCAAAGAAATACGCAATGACTCCCCCAGAAATCTGTATAACCAGCAGATGATAAAGATCTGCCTGACCCGCGACGACGGCGATTGCGATTATCGCACCAGCTACGATCAGGACGGCACGGTTAAAGTGCCCATCAAGGGCAACATCACTTATTTTGGCAAGATAGACCTCAATAACGGCCAGGCGGTCAATGCCACCAACACCATATATCTGATTCGCACCCGCGCCGGCGGCGATCCCATTACCCCACTCGGCGGCTATAATATCTTCAATTCACCGGCGACCAGAATCAATGGCGATAACATCTCCTGGGATCTCAACTGGCTGAAATTCAATCGCGTGGATTTTGAATCCGGCGAACAGGTTTATTATGTTTTCAAAATCACGCTCAATGTGGAAGGCCGCAGCATCGCCGCATTTATTACCAATGCACCCAAGGATATCGACCCCGATCGCCGCATGCTCAACACGGTGCAAATCAAGCCGATGCAGATTATTTACGGCTGCCTGGCGGCAGACACATTAATTACCCTGCAGGACGGCACAGAAAAAACCATCGATGCCATCGAACCCAACGACTTTGTGCTATGTGGCAACCATCACCCGAGAAGGGTTGAAAATATCACCACCGGGCAAGAGCAGAATTATATCGAGATAACGGCTCAGGGCGACGACGGGCAACTATTTGGCATCACGGCCAGTATGGGGCACCCTTTCGTCACGGCAAACGGCATACTGACAGCCCGTGAATTAACGACGGGCATGCGCCTGAAAACATTACACGGGGAGTGTGAAATCACCGCCGTTTTAAATAAATCCGGTGAGCTGCAGGTTTATAACCTGCAATTGAGCGCCGACCTGCCCTTGCAAAAAATACAGTGCAGCGTCAATACCTTTTACGCTAACGGCGTACTGGTCGGCGACGCACTGGTGCAGCATCTTTATGAGGATGAATATCATCAACGCCCTCAGAATATCCTGCAGGCGCTGCCGGCCGAATGGCATACGGATTTCCACAATATGAACAGCAGAACGGGAAAATAA